The following proteins come from a genomic window of Corallococcus sp. NCRR:
- a CDS encoding HlyD family secretion protein, whose product MATTTTAPQLVPEAAPAPAASAQAKRGKRGFLILGGVVAAILLAIGGFKLVTAGQESTDDAQVEADVVPLAARVSGPVVKVAVLDNATVRQGDVLLQIDPRPYEARVKQAEAELESARAQAAAADAQATVAAAGAKGGLSSAKALVSTSTSAVSGAQAQVAAARAALTRAEAQARKATLDLERTQSLRQQNVVAQSALDDAQTANETAQAALEGARAQLALAEEGRRTAESKVAEARGQLDVSAPIDEKIAAAQANASLAHARVKGAEAALDQAKLQLEDTRIIAPADGQVSKLSVHAGQLLTPGQAVAELVPTTTYVVANFKETQVGHMQPGQRVEVELDAFSGEKLEGRVESLSGGTGSRFSLLPPDNASGNFVKVVQRVPVRISWVHPPQGMALRAGLSADVTVHTK is encoded by the coding sequence ATGGCAACGACAACGACTGCTCCCCAACTCGTCCCCGAAGCGGCGCCCGCGCCCGCCGCCTCGGCGCAGGCGAAGCGCGGCAAGCGGGGCTTCCTCATCCTCGGTGGCGTCGTGGCTGCCATCCTGCTGGCCATTGGCGGCTTCAAGCTCGTCACGGCCGGGCAGGAGTCCACCGACGACGCGCAGGTGGAGGCGGACGTGGTGCCCCTGGCCGCGCGCGTGTCCGGCCCCGTGGTGAAGGTGGCCGTGCTGGACAACGCCACCGTGCGCCAGGGCGACGTGCTCCTTCAAATCGACCCGCGTCCCTATGAAGCGCGCGTGAAGCAGGCGGAGGCCGAGCTGGAGTCCGCGCGCGCCCAGGCCGCCGCGGCGGACGCGCAGGCCACGGTGGCGGCGGCCGGCGCGAAGGGCGGCCTCTCCAGCGCGAAGGCGCTCGTGTCCACGAGCACGTCCGCGGTGAGCGGCGCCCAGGCGCAGGTGGCGGCGGCCCGCGCGGCGCTGACCCGCGCGGAGGCCCAGGCCCGCAAGGCCACGCTGGACCTGGAGCGGACCCAGAGCCTGCGTCAACAGAACGTCGTGGCGCAGAGCGCTCTGGATGACGCGCAGACGGCCAACGAGACGGCGCAGGCCGCGCTCGAAGGCGCCCGCGCGCAGCTCGCCCTGGCGGAGGAGGGCCGGCGCACCGCGGAGAGCAAGGTGGCGGAGGCCCGGGGCCAGCTCGACGTGAGCGCCCCCATCGACGAGAAGATCGCCGCCGCCCAGGCCAACGCGTCGCTGGCGCACGCTCGGGTGAAGGGCGCGGAGGCCGCGCTCGACCAGGCGAAGCTCCAGTTGGAGGACACGCGCATCATCGCTCCGGCGGACGGCCAGGTGTCCAAGCTGTCCGTGCACGCGGGCCAACTGCTCACCCCCGGCCAGGCCGTGGCGGAGCTGGTGCCCACGACGACCTACGTGGTGGCCAACTTCAAGGAGACGCAGGTGGGCCACATGCAGCCCGGCCAGCGCGTGGAGGTGGAGCTGGACGCCTTCTCCGGTGAGAAGCTGGAGGGCAGGGTGGAGAGCCTGTCCGGAGGCACCGGCTCCCGCTTCTCGCTGCTGCCGCCCGACAACGCGTCCGGCAACTTCGTGAAGGTGGTGCAGCGCGTGCCCGTGCGCATCTCCTGGGTGCACCCGCCGCAGGGGATGGCCCTGCGCGCCGGCCTCTCCGCCGACGTGACGGTGCACACGAAGTAG
- a CDS encoding GNAT family N-acetyltransferase, giving the protein MAPASVEVVPYRPELREHFARLNRQWIEKDFRIEGSDEASFADPHGMFLAPGGEVFFALVDGQVQGTCALRREDADTFELCKMAVAPEARGRDLGDALMRAALAMARERGAKRMYLVTNSALGPALGLYRKHGFVTTREGPEVSRETGYSRADVEMSVTL; this is encoded by the coding sequence ATGGCCCCCGCGTCCGTCGAGGTCGTCCCCTACCGGCCGGAGCTGCGCGAGCACTTCGCGCGGCTCAACCGGCAGTGGATTGAAAAGGACTTCCGCATCGAGGGCTCGGACGAGGCCTCGTTCGCGGACCCGCACGGGATGTTCTTGGCGCCGGGGGGCGAGGTGTTCTTCGCGCTCGTGGATGGACAGGTGCAGGGCACGTGCGCGCTGAGGCGCGAGGACGCGGACACGTTCGAGCTGTGCAAGATGGCGGTGGCCCCGGAGGCACGGGGCCGCGACCTGGGCGACGCGCTGATGCGGGCCGCGCTGGCCATGGCCCGTGAGCGCGGCGCGAAGCGGATGTACCTCGTCACCAACAGCGCGTTGGGGCCCGCGCTGGGGCTGTACCGCAAGCACGGCTTCGTCACCACGCGCGAGGGCCCGGAGGTGTCACGAGAGACGGGCTACTCGCGCGCGGACGTGGAGATGTCCGTCACGCTCTGA
- a CDS encoding MFS transporter has protein sequence MIEQETALPATASAEEPRWAWPPLFGLLEVQFGAAVGYLQTAVPYWLAKDGMPLAEIGVLSGTAFSPHAWKLLWVPLIDLGPWRRVWYGVSTLLTALLLLACAMFPEPAQHLGVFTLLLTALQAAATTAHAALNGLMATTSKPSDKGRTGGWQMAGNVGSTAMMGALAIFLATQFSRQVAGIVLATLVLASGAGIFWITERHDPSTVPTGPLFKAAVDRVKSIVMDLVKTAFSRDGLIMLVLCLAPVSCGALTNLFSAMAGAYQVPEHTVEMVNGPGMAVTGAVGSLMGGWLSDRMNRKLAYALMGGATAMCAFAMAAGPMTTDTYIWGSLAYSFANGAGFAAFAGMVLEMVSDGAAVTTKYSLFVAASNFAISYTTALDGHASEFRGIGTRATIAADGLITLVGISIVALIFVMFLRKKPTAAAATA, from the coding sequence TTGATTGAACAAGAGACCGCCCTTCCGGCCACCGCCTCCGCCGAGGAACCGCGCTGGGCCTGGCCCCCGCTGTTCGGCCTGCTGGAGGTGCAGTTCGGCGCCGCGGTGGGCTACCTGCAGACGGCGGTGCCGTACTGGCTGGCGAAGGACGGGATGCCGCTGGCGGAGATTGGCGTGCTGTCCGGCACGGCCTTCTCGCCGCACGCGTGGAAGCTGCTGTGGGTGCCGCTCATCGACCTGGGGCCCTGGCGCCGCGTCTGGTACGGCGTGAGCACGCTGCTCACCGCGCTGCTGCTGCTGGCGTGCGCGATGTTCCCGGAGCCCGCGCAACACCTGGGCGTCTTCACGCTGCTGCTCACCGCGTTGCAGGCGGCGGCGACCACGGCGCACGCGGCGCTCAACGGCCTGATGGCCACGACGTCCAAGCCGTCCGACAAGGGGCGCACGGGCGGCTGGCAGATGGCGGGCAACGTGGGCTCCACCGCGATGATGGGCGCGCTGGCCATCTTCCTGGCGACGCAGTTCTCCCGGCAGGTCGCGGGCATCGTGCTGGCCACGCTGGTGCTGGCGAGCGGCGCGGGCATCTTCTGGATCACCGAGCGGCATGACCCCTCCACCGTGCCCACCGGGCCGCTGTTCAAGGCGGCGGTGGACCGGGTGAAGAGCATCGTGATGGACCTGGTGAAGACGGCCTTCAGCCGCGACGGGCTCATCATGCTGGTGCTCTGCCTGGCGCCGGTGAGCTGCGGCGCGCTCACCAACCTCTTCAGCGCGATGGCGGGCGCGTACCAGGTGCCGGAGCACACGGTGGAGATGGTGAACGGTCCGGGCATGGCCGTCACCGGCGCGGTGGGTTCGTTGATGGGCGGCTGGCTGTCCGACCGGATGAACCGCAAGCTCGCGTACGCGCTGATGGGCGGGGCCACGGCGATGTGCGCGTTCGCCATGGCGGCGGGGCCCATGACGACGGACACGTACATCTGGGGTTCGCTCGCGTACAGCTTCGCGAACGGCGCGGGCTTCGCGGCGTTCGCCGGCATGGTGCTGGAGATGGTGAGCGACGGCGCGGCGGTGACGACGAAGTACTCGCTCTTCGTCGCGGCCTCCAACTTCGCCATCAGCTACACCACGGCGCTGGACGGGCACGCGTCGGAGTTCCGGGGCATCGGCACGCGCGCCACCATCGCGGCGGACGGGCTGATCACGCTGGTGGGCATCAGCATCGTGGCGCTCATCTTCGTGATGTTCCTGCGCAAGAAGCCCACCGCGGCCGCCGCCACCGCGTGA
- a CDS encoding glucan 1,4-alpha-maltotetraohydrolase domain-containing protein, whose amino-acid sequence MTLKTRLLVVSTAGLFAAAPAVAKPLDGASTDVMIQGFHWNSASAGGWWNTVKNNAAAVKAAGFTMIWLPPPSDAASTQGYLPRQLNVLNSSYGTEAELTQALAALNAQGVKPIADIVVNHRVGTANWADFTNPTWSGCSAVAAGDEWPSACGNADSGEGYAAARDLDHSQANVRADLKTWMGTRLKGVGFAGWRFDFVKGFAGSYVKEYVTATDPWFCVGEFWPTNYFDANNPANWKQQIVNWVDATTGTCAAFDFATKGLLNDALTNNNYSRLKASDGKPAGGIGWWASRHVTFVDNHDTGPSETCGNGQNHWPVPCTKVMTGYAYVLTHPGIPTVYWAHYFNWGLGSSIKTLMDIRKNAGLTSESTVSIQRAESGLYAAIIGGKVAVRLGTGSWTPGTGWTQAASGTDYTVWTTSTTPPPTGTTANVEFVCNNGTTVMGQNVYVAGSVAALDNWSPTTSKILNPTAYPTWRGTFALPANTTVQWKCLKRDGSGNVVWQGGSNNTVTTPAAGGSITATASF is encoded by the coding sequence ATGACGTTGAAGACCCGACTGCTGGTCGTCTCCACGGCTGGCCTGTTCGCCGCCGCGCCCGCCGTGGCCAAGCCGCTGGATGGCGCCAGCACCGACGTGATGATCCAGGGCTTCCACTGGAACTCCGCCAGCGCGGGCGGGTGGTGGAACACGGTGAAGAACAACGCGGCCGCGGTGAAGGCCGCGGGCTTCACGATGATCTGGCTGCCGCCGCCCTCGGACGCGGCGTCCACGCAGGGCTATCTGCCCCGGCAGCTCAACGTGCTCAACTCCAGCTACGGCACGGAGGCGGAGCTCACCCAGGCGCTGGCCGCGCTCAACGCGCAGGGCGTGAAGCCCATCGCGGACATCGTGGTGAACCACCGCGTGGGCACCGCCAACTGGGCGGACTTCACCAACCCCACCTGGAGCGGCTGCAGCGCGGTGGCCGCGGGGGATGAATGGCCGAGCGCCTGCGGCAACGCGGACAGCGGCGAGGGCTACGCCGCGGCGCGAGACCTGGACCACTCGCAGGCGAACGTGCGCGCGGACCTGAAGACGTGGATGGGCACCCGGCTGAAGGGCGTGGGCTTCGCGGGCTGGCGCTTCGACTTCGTGAAGGGCTTCGCGGGCAGCTACGTGAAGGAGTACGTCACCGCGACCGACCCGTGGTTCTGCGTGGGTGAGTTCTGGCCCACGAACTACTTCGACGCGAACAACCCCGCCAACTGGAAGCAGCAGATCGTCAACTGGGTGGACGCGACCACGGGCACCTGCGCCGCGTTCGACTTCGCCACCAAGGGCCTGCTCAACGACGCGCTCACCAACAACAACTACTCGCGCCTGAAGGCGTCCGACGGCAAGCCCGCGGGCGGCATCGGCTGGTGGGCCAGCCGCCACGTCACCTTCGTGGACAACCACGACACGGGCCCCAGCGAGACGTGCGGCAACGGGCAGAACCACTGGCCGGTGCCGTGCACCAAGGTGATGACGGGCTACGCCTACGTGCTCACCCACCCGGGCATCCCCACCGTCTACTGGGCGCACTACTTCAACTGGGGCCTGGGCAGCTCCATCAAGACGCTGATGGACATCCGCAAGAACGCGGGCCTCACGTCCGAGTCCACCGTCAGCATCCAGCGCGCGGAGAGCGGCCTGTACGCGGCCATCATCGGCGGCAAGGTGGCGGTGCGGCTGGGCACCGGCTCCTGGACCCCGGGCACCGGCTGGACGCAGGCGGCCTCCGGCACGGACTACACGGTGTGGACCACCAGCACCACGCCGCCCCCCACCGGCACCACCGCCAACGTGGAGTTCGTGTGCAACAACGGCACGACCGTGATGGGCCAGAACGTCTACGTGGCCGGCAGCGTCGCGGCGCTCGACAACTGGAGCCCCACCACCTCCAAGATCCTCAACCCCACCGCGTACCCCACCTGGCGCGGCACCTTCGCGCTGCCCGCGAACACCACCGTGCAGTGGAAGTGCCTCAAGCGCGACGGCAGCGGCAACGTCGTCTGGCAGGGCGGTAGCAACAACACCGTCACCACCCCCGCGGCCGGCGGCAGCATCACCGCCACCGCCAGCTTCTAA
- a CDS encoding efflux RND transporter permease subunit: MFVDFFIRRPVFAIVCSIILTLVGVIAIPTLPIAQYPDLAPPQVTVTSTYVGASAEVVESAVTIPLEQELNGVEDMRYITSTSSNDGTSTITVTFAPTRNIEVAAVDVQNRVSRAAARLPAQVNQTGIVVNKASSQMLLTVGLSSPDNRYDAKFLSNYADVNLKDAIKRVRGVGEVRIFGERKFSMRLWLDPSELARRNMTPQDVVRALQEQNLQVAAGQVGQPPSSDEQPYQIAVRARGRLAEPEEFGDIVLMRNNDGKAVTVKDVGRVELGAENYATLLRFNGRTGVGLAIFQLPTANALDVRDGVIKELDRLAQSFPPGLEYRTGTDTTLAVRASVNEVIHTLIEAIALVILVIFLFLHGWRSVLITALTLPVSLVGTFAFVYLMGFSINTLTLFGLTLATGLVVDDAIVVIENIERLMAERGLNALQAAREGMKEVAGAVVAISVVLVAVFIPVALFPGTTGSIYRQFALTIAASVALSTFCALTLTPALSARLLKHHHGPKWVFFRKVDQVLDWTRDLYGKGLRKLLVHPVIVLVAFLACIGATVMLFRSAPTGFIPDEDQGYVIISVQGPEGMSLSQTEKVLQEVEGVLKAQPEVNVMFAIGGFSPNGNGSNYATVFTALKPWEERTGKDQSVAALVERLRGPLGKIGSARVIPFQPPAIRGVGSVGGFQFIVEDVAGNHSLEDLANATQEMVQKGNEEGRLRGVFTPFNANTPILDVEVDRQKAKALGVPIEQIFGVMQLYMGSQYVNDFNYASRTYRVYVQAEQQFRDSPQDIGSFYARTEGGDMIPLESLVKVTPIVSAQVIKHYNLFRSVEINGQGAPGVSSGQALEAMEQVAQASLPQGMSSEWTGISLEQKESGGQTMIIFGLGILFVFLVLAAQYESFSLPFVIILSVPLAIMGALGLQVARGYANDVFCQVGLVMLVGLASKNAILIVEFAEQLREQGKSALDAVVTAAEVRLRPILMTSIAFLLGVVPLMTASGAGAAARNSLGTAVFGGMLVSTIINLIFIPGLYILMQKVRGDAKRSSGEEDAPPSHEPSPAPSP; encoded by the coding sequence GTGTTCGTCGACTTCTTCATCCGCAGGCCTGTCTTCGCCATCGTCTGCTCCATCATCCTGACGCTGGTGGGCGTCATCGCCATCCCGACGCTGCCCATCGCGCAGTACCCGGACCTGGCGCCGCCGCAAGTCACCGTCACCAGCACCTACGTCGGCGCCAGCGCCGAGGTGGTGGAGTCCGCCGTCACCATCCCGTTGGAGCAGGAGCTCAACGGTGTGGAGGACATGCGCTACATCACCTCCACCAGCAGCAACGACGGCACCAGCACCATCACCGTCACCTTCGCCCCCACGCGCAACATCGAGGTGGCGGCGGTGGACGTGCAGAACCGCGTCAGCCGCGCCGCGGCCCGCCTGCCCGCGCAGGTGAACCAGACCGGCATCGTGGTGAACAAGGCCTCCAGCCAGATGCTGCTGACGGTGGGCCTGTCCTCCCCGGACAACCGCTACGACGCGAAGTTCCTCTCCAACTACGCGGACGTGAACCTCAAGGACGCCATCAAGCGCGTGCGCGGCGTGGGCGAGGTGCGCATCTTCGGTGAGCGCAAGTTCTCCATGCGCCTGTGGTTGGACCCCTCCGAGCTGGCGCGCCGGAACATGACGCCGCAGGACGTGGTGCGCGCGCTCCAGGAGCAGAACCTCCAGGTGGCCGCGGGCCAGGTGGGCCAGCCGCCGTCCAGCGACGAGCAGCCGTATCAGATCGCCGTGCGCGCCCGGGGCCGCCTGGCGGAGCCGGAGGAGTTCGGCGACATCGTGCTCATGCGCAACAACGACGGCAAGGCCGTCACGGTGAAGGACGTGGGCCGCGTGGAGCTGGGCGCGGAGAACTACGCCACCCTCTTGCGCTTCAACGGCCGCACCGGCGTGGGCCTGGCCATCTTCCAGTTGCCCACCGCCAACGCGCTGGACGTGCGCGACGGCGTCATCAAGGAACTGGACCGCCTGGCGCAGTCCTTCCCGCCGGGCCTGGAGTACCGCACCGGCACGGACACCACGCTCGCGGTGCGCGCCTCCGTCAATGAGGTGATCCACACCCTCATCGAAGCCATCGCGCTCGTCATCCTGGTCATCTTCCTGTTCCTGCACGGGTGGCGCAGCGTGTTGATTACGGCGCTCACCCTGCCGGTGTCGCTCGTGGGCACGTTCGCGTTCGTCTACCTGATGGGCTTCTCCATCAACACGCTGACGCTCTTCGGCCTGACACTGGCCACGGGCCTCGTGGTGGACGACGCCATCGTCGTGATCGAGAACATCGAGCGCCTGATGGCGGAGCGCGGGCTCAACGCGCTCCAGGCGGCGCGCGAAGGCATGAAGGAGGTGGCCGGCGCGGTGGTGGCCATCTCCGTGGTGCTGGTGGCGGTGTTCATCCCGGTGGCCCTCTTCCCGGGCACCACGGGCTCCATCTACCGCCAGTTCGCGCTCACCATCGCCGCGTCGGTGGCCCTGTCCACCTTCTGCGCGCTGACGCTCACGCCCGCCCTGTCCGCGCGGCTGCTCAAGCACCACCACGGCCCCAAGTGGGTGTTCTTCCGCAAGGTGGATCAGGTGCTGGACTGGACGCGCGACCTGTACGGCAAGGGGCTGCGCAAGCTGCTGGTGCACCCGGTCATCGTGCTGGTGGCGTTCCTCGCCTGCATCGGCGCCACGGTGATGCTGTTCCGCTCCGCGCCCACCGGCTTCATCCCGGATGAGGACCAGGGCTACGTCATCATCTCCGTGCAGGGCCCGGAGGGCATGTCCCTCAGCCAGACGGAGAAGGTGCTCCAGGAGGTGGAGGGCGTGCTCAAGGCCCAGCCGGAGGTGAACGTGATGTTCGCCATCGGTGGGTTCTCTCCCAACGGCAACGGCTCCAACTACGCCACCGTCTTCACGGCCCTCAAGCCGTGGGAGGAGCGCACCGGGAAGGACCAGTCCGTGGCCGCGCTGGTGGAGCGGCTGCGCGGGCCGCTGGGCAAGATTGGCAGCGCGCGCGTCATCCCCTTCCAGCCCCCCGCCATCCGAGGCGTGGGCAGCGTGGGCGGCTTCCAGTTCATCGTGGAGGACGTCGCCGGCAACCACTCGCTGGAGGACCTGGCCAACGCCACGCAGGAGATGGTGCAGAAGGGCAATGAGGAGGGCCGCCTGCGCGGCGTCTTCACCCCGTTCAACGCCAACACGCCCATCCTGGACGTGGAGGTGGACCGCCAGAAGGCCAAGGCGCTGGGCGTGCCCATCGAGCAGATCTTCGGCGTGATGCAGCTCTACATGGGCAGCCAGTACGTCAACGACTTCAACTACGCCAGCCGCACCTACCGCGTGTACGTGCAGGCCGAGCAGCAGTTCCGCGACAGCCCCCAGGACATCGGCTCCTTCTACGCGCGCACGGAAGGCGGCGACATGATCCCGCTGGAGTCGCTGGTGAAGGTGACGCCCATCGTCTCCGCGCAGGTCATCAAGCACTACAACCTGTTCCGCTCCGTGGAGATCAACGGCCAGGGCGCGCCCGGCGTGTCGTCCGGCCAGGCGCTGGAGGCCATGGAGCAGGTGGCGCAGGCGTCGCTGCCCCAGGGCATGTCGTCCGAGTGGACGGGCATCAGCCTGGAGCAGAAGGAGTCCGGCGGCCAGACGATGATCATCTTCGGCCTGGGCATCCTCTTCGTGTTCCTGGTGCTGGCGGCGCAGTACGAGTCCTTCAGCCTCCCGTTCGTCATCATCCTGTCCGTGCCGCTGGCCATCATGGGCGCGCTGGGGTTGCAGGTGGCGCGCGGCTACGCGAACGACGTGTTCTGCCAGGTGGGTCTGGTGATGCTCGTGGGCCTCGCGTCCAAGAACGCCATCCTCATCGTGGAGTTCGCGGAGCAGCTGCGCGAGCAGGGCAAGAGCGCGCTGGACGCGGTGGTGACGGCGGCGGAGGTCCGCCTGCGCCCCATCCTCATGACGTCCATCGCGTTCCTCCTGGGCGTGGTGCCACTGATGACGGCGTCCGGCGCGGGCGCGGCGGCGCGCAACTCGCTGGGCACCGCGGTGTTCGGCGGCATGCTGGTGTCCACCATCATCAACCTCATCTTCATCCCGGGCCTCTACATCCTCATGCAGAAGGTACGTGGGGACGCGAAGCGCTCCAGCGGTGAGGAGGACGCGCCCCCGTCGCACGAGCCGTCCCCGGCCCCCTCGCCGTGA
- a CDS encoding efflux RND transporter periplasmic adaptor subunit, whose translation MTKTVWGAALVAGVAGCSGKPEAKAAPPPREVQVVSLAPHQVRDTGEYLGSLLSRQSVSVLPQVNGYIRKILVKPGQKVEAGTPLIEVDARQETAALDSAQAQQSSSAVELELAKRTLARTESLNREGLASVQELERAQAAVKAAEAASRAAGANVAQRQVQLQFHVVRAPFAGTMGDVVVRVGDYVSATTVLTSVAQADALEVSVSVPAFRARSIKPDTQLELLDQQGKVILSSTVFYVAPQTDPRTQLVEVKAAFRNTVGLRPSELLRARLVYATRDALQIPALAVVRQSGQPFAMVVEKKDGKTLVERRPVALGQLGDMSYVVEGGLKQGDLVAVSSLHMLRDGMPVIPKQVTVNTDESSQPPRTASGGGGTTGGSR comes from the coding sequence ATGACGAAGACGGTGTGGGGCGCGGCGCTGGTGGCTGGCGTGGCCGGGTGCTCGGGCAAGCCGGAGGCGAAGGCCGCTCCGCCGCCGCGCGAGGTCCAGGTCGTGTCCCTGGCGCCGCACCAGGTGCGGGACACCGGGGAGTACCTGGGGTCGCTCCTGTCGCGGCAGAGCGTGTCGGTGCTGCCGCAGGTGAACGGCTACATCCGCAAGATCCTGGTGAAGCCCGGCCAGAAGGTGGAGGCCGGCACGCCGCTGATCGAGGTGGACGCGCGTCAGGAGACCGCGGCGCTGGACAGCGCGCAGGCCCAGCAGAGCTCCTCCGCGGTGGAGCTGGAGCTGGCGAAGCGCACCCTCGCGCGCACCGAGTCCCTCAACCGCGAGGGTCTGGCCAGCGTGCAGGAGTTGGAGCGCGCCCAGGCGGCGGTGAAGGCGGCGGAGGCGGCGTCGCGCGCGGCCGGCGCGAACGTGGCCCAGCGCCAGGTGCAGCTGCAGTTCCACGTGGTGCGCGCGCCGTTCGCGGGCACCATGGGCGACGTGGTGGTGCGCGTGGGTGACTACGTGAGCGCCACCACGGTGCTCACGTCCGTGGCCCAGGCGGACGCGCTGGAGGTCAGCGTGTCCGTGCCGGCGTTCCGCGCGCGGTCGATCAAGCCGGACACCCAGCTGGAGCTGTTGGATCAGCAGGGCAAGGTCATCCTCTCCAGCACCGTCTTCTACGTGGCGCCGCAGACGGACCCCCGCACGCAGCTGGTGGAGGTGAAGGCCGCCTTCCGCAACACGGTGGGCCTGCGCCCCAGCGAGCTGCTGCGGGCGCGGCTGGTGTACGCCACGCGGGACGCGCTCCAGATTCCGGCGCTCGCGGTGGTGCGCCAGAGCGGCCAGCCCTTCGCCATGGTGGTGGAGAAGAAGGACGGCAAGACGCTGGTGGAGCGCCGCCCGGTGGCCCTGGGGCAGCTGGGTGACATGTCCTACGTCGTCGAGGGCGGCCTGAAGCAGGGCGACCTGGTCGCGGTGTCGTCGCTGCACATGCTGCGCGACGGCATGCCCGTCATTCCCAAGCAGGTCACCGTGAACACCGACGAGTCCTCCCAGCCGCCCCGCACCGCGTCCGGTGGCGGCGGCACCACCGGCGGCAGCCGCTAG
- a CDS encoding TolC family protein, with amino-acid sequence MATPSALLVLLLAGAQQAPDPVPAPKQPAPEASAAGSAPAVVPFQPKVDDPMLAPVPPATEQVKTWDDALTRVRQKSTDLRNAEAGVTRAQGRWRQSLGLLLPNARATAGVGVDVLHPDVPSAAGGGFVGGSNTGTGVAGPSAPLGTVSASLTQSIIDVGAWRGLSSAKAFESASVASLQDVQRRLTQGLAQVLVATVAAERAAEINRVGLRQALERYAITQRSFELGAGTQLDVVRVSQDVAVARQALVAGDEQLRRTRESLGLSLGEDHGVGVNPAFNLGGLVEETRQQCAPLQDLANRPDLVAQRANVDAARESRRQASAGYLPTLGLSSTLVGFTTDPGFGRFATWNVSAVLSVPLWEGGQREGLVRERKGIEEQAAQSAEATRRNVGVEVSRARRGVEVAEALLKTAAESLELADRTDRLTRRAFEVGRGSSLELVQSGAALRQAQLALVLREFELVQARLDAFLTEARCDW; translated from the coding sequence ATGGCCACCCCCAGCGCCCTCCTCGTCCTTCTCCTCGCCGGCGCGCAGCAGGCGCCGGACCCGGTCCCGGCCCCCAAGCAGCCCGCGCCTGAAGCCAGCGCCGCCGGGTCCGCGCCGGCCGTCGTCCCCTTCCAGCCGAAGGTGGACGACCCCATGCTCGCGCCCGTCCCGCCCGCGACGGAGCAGGTGAAGACGTGGGACGACGCCCTCACCCGGGTGCGCCAGAAGTCCACGGACCTGCGCAACGCGGAGGCCGGCGTGACGCGCGCGCAGGGCCGGTGGCGCCAGTCCCTGGGCCTGCTCTTGCCCAACGCCCGGGCCACCGCGGGCGTGGGCGTGGACGTGCTCCACCCGGACGTGCCCTCCGCCGCGGGCGGCGGCTTCGTGGGCGGCTCCAACACCGGCACCGGGGTGGCGGGTCCCAGCGCGCCCCTGGGCACCGTGTCCGCGTCCCTCACCCAGTCCATCATCGATGTGGGGGCGTGGCGGGGCCTGTCGTCCGCGAAGGCCTTCGAGTCCGCGTCCGTGGCCAGCCTCCAGGACGTGCAGCGCCGCCTCACCCAGGGGCTGGCGCAGGTGCTGGTGGCCACGGTGGCCGCCGAGCGCGCCGCCGAAATCAACCGCGTGGGCCTGCGTCAGGCGCTGGAGCGCTACGCCATCACCCAGCGCTCCTTCGAACTGGGCGCCGGCACGCAGTTGGACGTGGTGCGGGTGAGCCAGGACGTGGCGGTGGCGCGGCAGGCGCTGGTGGCCGGGGACGAGCAGCTGCGCCGCACGCGCGAGTCGCTGGGCCTGTCCCTGGGCGAGGACCACGGCGTGGGCGTCAACCCGGCGTTCAACCTGGGCGGGCTGGTGGAGGAGACGCGCCAGCAGTGCGCCCCCCTGCAGGACCTGGCCAACCGGCCGGACCTGGTGGCCCAGCGGGCCAACGTGGACGCGGCCCGGGAGAGCCGGCGCCAGGCTTCCGCCGGTTACCTGCCCACCCTGGGGCTGAGCAGCACGCTGGTGGGTTTCACCACCGACCCCGGCTTTGGCCGCTTCGCCACCTGGAACGTGTCCGCGGTGCTGTCCGTCCCCCTGTGGGAGGGCGGCCAGCGCGAAGGGCTCGTGCGCGAGCGCAAGGGCATTGAAGAACAGGCCGCGCAGTCCGCCGAGGCCACCCGCCGCAACGTGGGGGTGGAGGTTTCCCGCGCGCGGCGTGGAGTGGAAGTGGCCGAAGCCTTGTTGAAGACCGCCGCCGAGTCCCTGGAGCTGGCGGACCGGACGGACCGGCTCACGCGCCGGGCCTTCGAGGTGGGACGAGGTAGCAGTTTGGAGCTGGTGCAGAGCGGAGCCGCCCTCCGCCAGGCCCAGCTCGCATTGGTTTTGAGGGAATTCGAGCTCGTCCAGGCCCGCCTGGACGCGTTCCTGACGGAGGCCCGGTGCGACTGGTGA
- a CDS encoding MarR family winged helix-turn-helix transcriptional regulator, which produces MQLLVLKNIGIYGIHSQAQIAERLLIDAPAVSRLVDRLEEDGLVERRAGENRRCVRLEITEAGHREFQALELAAQYVDAQARAFLAPPEAEELSRLLDKLQTGLCQLLGNEAAPPPRKDEPAPSNDNG; this is translated from the coding sequence ATGCAACTGCTCGTGCTGAAGAACATCGGCATCTACGGCATCCACAGTCAGGCGCAGATCGCGGAGCGGCTGCTCATCGACGCGCCCGCGGTGAGCCGGCTGGTAGACCGGTTGGAAGAGGATGGGCTGGTGGAGCGCCGCGCGGGGGAGAACCGCCGCTGCGTGCGCCTGGAGATCACCGAGGCCGGGCACCGGGAGTTCCAGGCCCTGGAGCTCGCCGCGCAGTACGTGGATGCCCAGGCGCGCGCGTTCCTGGCGCCGCCGGAGGCCGAGGAGCTGTCGCGCCTGCTGGACAAGCTCCAGACGGGGCTGTGCCAGCTCCTGGGCAACGAAGCCGCTCCGCCGCCGCGCAAGGACGAACCGGCCCCCTCCAACGACAACGGGTGA